A part of Aegilops tauschii subsp. strangulata cultivar AL8/78 chromosome 2, Aet v6.0, whole genome shotgun sequence genomic DNA contains:
- the LOC109752667 gene encoding beta-fructofuranosidase 1 isoform X3 — protein MVPDHWYDINGVWTGSATQLPDGRIMMLYTGSTEDGVQVQLLAEPADPSDPLLRRWAKSEANPVLVPPPGVGLTDFRDPTTAWLNPADKAWRIAIGSKNQEHAGLALVYSTEDFVHYDLLPTLLHVVQGTGMWECVDFYPVSAELAAGVGLDTSAAPGPGVKHVLKASLDYDRNDYYAIGTYDPATDRWAPDDAAIDVGIGLRYDYGKFYASKTFYDPVGRRRVLWGWIGESDSERADVLKGWASLQSIPRTVLMDTKTGSNLLQWPVVEVENLRMRGKRFDGLDLQPGSVVPLDVGRATQLDIEAVFQVQAGAAAAGSVAAGAEAPYNCSASAGAAGRGLLGPFGLLVVADDSLSEQTAVYFYLVRGADGKLSTHFCQDAFRSSRANDLVKAVYGSSVPVLTGEDLSVRILVDHSIVESFAQGGRTCITSRVYPTKAIYDSARVFLFNNATNVNVTAKSIKIWELNSAYIRPYPDSS, from the exons ATGGTGCCCGACCACTGGTACGACATCAACGGCGTCTGGACCGGCTCGGCGACGCAGCTCCCGGACGGCCGGATCATGATGCTCTACACCGGGTCCACGGAGGACGGCGTGCAGGTGCAGCTCCTGGCCGAGCCGGCGGACCCGTCGGACCCGCTGCTGCGCCGCTGGGCCAAGTCGGAGGCGAACCCGGTCCTGGTGCCGCCGCCGGGCGTCGGGCTCACGGACTTCCGCGACCCGACGACGGCGTGGCTCAACCCCGCCGACAAGGCCTGGCGGATCGCCATCGGGTCCAAGAACCAGGAGCACGCCGGGCTGGCGCTGGTGTACAGTACGGAGGACTTCGTGCACTACGACCTGCTGCCCACGCTGCTGCACGTCGTGCAGGGCACCGGGATGTGGGAGTGCGTGGACTTCTACCCGGTGTCCGCCGAGCTGGCCGCCGGCGTGGGGCTCGACACCTCCGCCGCGCCGGGGCCCGGCGTGAAGCACGTGCTCAAGGCCAGCCTCGACTACGACCGGAACGACTACTACGCGATCGGCACCTACGACCCCGCGACCGACCGGTGGGCGCCGGACGACGCGGCGATCGACGTCGGGATCGGGCTCCGGTACGACTACGGCAAGTTCTACGCGTCCAAGACGTTCTACGACCCCGTGGGGCGGCGGCGCGTGCTGTGGGGGTGGATCGGCGAGTCCGACAGCGAGCGCGCCGACGTCCTCAAGGGCTGGGCGTCCCTCCAG TCGATCCCGAGGACGGTTCTCATGGACACCAAGACGGGCAGCAACCTGCTCCAGTGGCCGGTGGTGGAGGTGGAGAACCTCCGAATGCGCGGCAAGCGCTTCGACGGCCTCGACCTGCAGCCCGGCTCCGTCGTGCCCTTGGACGTCGGCAGAGCAACACAG TTGGACATCGAGGCGGTCTTCCAGGTGCAGGCGGGCGCGGCGGCTGCCGGGAGCGTGGCGGCGGGGGCGGAGGCGCCGTACAACTGCAGCGCGAGCGCCGGCGCGGCGGGGCGGGGCTTGCTCGGCCCGTTCGGGCTGCTCGTGGTGGCCGACGACAGCCTGTCGGAGCAAACCGCCGTCTACTTCTACCTGGTCAGGGGCGCGGACGGGAAGCTCAGCACGCACTTCTGCCAAGACGCCTTCAG GTCATCGAGGGCGAACGATCTCGTCAAGGCCGTTTACGGTAGCTCCGTCCCTGTACTCACCGGAGAAGATCTGTCAGTGAGAATACTG GTTGATCATTCCATCGTGGAGAGCTTTGCGCAGGGCGGGAGGACATGCATCACATCGCGCGTGTACCCTACGAAGGCCATCTACGACTCTGCCAGAGTTTTCCTCTTCAACAACGCTACGAATGTTAACGTCACCGCAAAATCGATCAAGATCTGGGAGCTGAATTCAGCCTACATCCGTCCATATCCAGACTCATCATAA
- the LOC109752667 gene encoding beta-fructofuranosidase 1 isoform X2 gives MIPAVPATVDGGVHDGAQSANAPLLPETSLKGQRPPARQKRPSTVLPAIAWTVLLLALAGLVVYRQGHGGGQAAAPGDQVAAAGRVVEVAASRGVVQGVSEKSTAPALLGGGAYDWTNAMLAWQRTAFHFQPQKNWMNGPLYYKGWYHLFYQWNPDGAVWGNITWGHAVSRDLVHWLHLPLAMVPDHWYDINGVWTGSATQLPDGRIMMLYTGSTEDGVQVQLLAEPADPSDPLLRRWAKSEANPVLVPPPGVGLTDFRDPTTAWLNPADKAWRIAIGSKNQEHAGLALVYSTEDFVHYDLLPTLLHVVQGTGMWECVDFYPVSAELAAGVGLDTSAAPGPGVKHVLKASLDYDRNDYYAIGTYDPATDRWAPDDAAIDVGIGLRYDYGKFYASKTFYDPVGRRRVLWGWIGESDSERADVLKGWASLQSIPRTVLMDTKTGSNLLQWPVVEVENLRMRGKRFDGLDLQPGSVVPLDVGRATQLDIEAVFQVQAGAAAAGSVAAGAEAPYNCSASAGAAGRGLLGPFGLLVVADDSLSEQTAVYFYLVRGADGKLSTHFCQDAFRSSRANDLVKAVYGSSVPVLTGEDLSVRILVDHSIVESFAQGGRTCITSRVYPTKAIYDSARVFLFNNATNVNVTAKSIKIWELNSAYIRPYPDSS, from the exons ATGATCCCGGCCGTCCCGGCGACCGTGGACGGCGGCGTCCACGACGGCGCCCAGAGCGCGAACGCGCCGCTGCTTCCGGAGACCAGCCTTAAGGGTCAGCGTCCTCCGGCACGGCAGAAGCGGCCGTCGACCGTTCTCCCGGCCATCGCGTGGACCGTGCTCCTTCTCGCGCTCGCCGGGCTCGTCGTCTACCGACAAGGGCATGGCGGCGGCCAGGCCGCCGCGCCGGGAGACCAGGTCGCGGCAGCGGGCCGCGTCGTGGAGGTGGCTGCCTCCCGCGGCGTCGTGCAGGGCGTGTCGGAGAAGTCCACCGCCCCGGCGCTCCTCGGCGGCGGCGCCTACGACTGGACCAACGCGATGCTAGCGTGGCAGCGCACGGCGTTCCATTTCCAGCCCCAGAAGAATTGGATGAACG GTCCACTGTATTACAAGGGATGGTATCACCTCTTCTACCAGTGGAACCCGGACGGGGCGGTGTGGGGGAACATCACGTGGGGCCACGCCGTGTCGCGCGACCTCGTCCACTGGCTCCACCTGCCGCTGGCCATGGTGCCCGACCACTGGTACGACATCAACGGCGTCTGGACCGGCTCGGCGACGCAGCTCCCGGACGGCCGGATCATGATGCTCTACACCGGGTCCACGGAGGACGGCGTGCAGGTGCAGCTCCTGGCCGAGCCGGCGGACCCGTCGGACCCGCTGCTGCGCCGCTGGGCCAAGTCGGAGGCGAACCCGGTCCTGGTGCCGCCGCCGGGCGTCGGGCTCACGGACTTCCGCGACCCGACGACGGCGTGGCTCAACCCCGCCGACAAGGCCTGGCGGATCGCCATCGGGTCCAAGAACCAGGAGCACGCCGGGCTGGCGCTGGTGTACAGTACGGAGGACTTCGTGCACTACGACCTGCTGCCCACGCTGCTGCACGTCGTGCAGGGCACCGGGATGTGGGAGTGCGTGGACTTCTACCCGGTGTCCGCCGAGCTGGCCGCCGGCGTGGGGCTCGACACCTCCGCCGCGCCGGGGCCCGGCGTGAAGCACGTGCTCAAGGCCAGCCTCGACTACGACCGGAACGACTACTACGCGATCGGCACCTACGACCCCGCGACCGACCGGTGGGCGCCGGACGACGCGGCGATCGACGTCGGGATCGGGCTCCGGTACGACTACGGCAAGTTCTACGCGTCCAAGACGTTCTACGACCCCGTGGGGCGGCGGCGCGTGCTGTGGGGGTGGATCGGCGAGTCCGACAGCGAGCGCGCCGACGTCCTCAAGGGCTGGGCGTCCCTCCAG TCGATCCCGAGGACGGTTCTCATGGACACCAAGACGGGCAGCAACCTGCTCCAGTGGCCGGTGGTGGAGGTGGAGAACCTCCGAATGCGCGGCAAGCGCTTCGACGGCCTCGACCTGCAGCCCGGCTCCGTCGTGCCCTTGGACGTCGGCAGAGCAACACAG TTGGACATCGAGGCGGTCTTCCAGGTGCAGGCGGGCGCGGCGGCTGCCGGGAGCGTGGCGGCGGGGGCGGAGGCGCCGTACAACTGCAGCGCGAGCGCCGGCGCGGCGGGGCGGGGCTTGCTCGGCCCGTTCGGGCTGCTCGTGGTGGCCGACGACAGCCTGTCGGAGCAAACCGCCGTCTACTTCTACCTGGTCAGGGGCGCGGACGGGAAGCTCAGCACGCACTTCTGCCAAGACGCCTTCAG GTCATCGAGGGCGAACGATCTCGTCAAGGCCGTTTACGGTAGCTCCGTCCCTGTACTCACCGGAGAAGATCTGTCAGTGAGAATACTG GTTGATCATTCCATCGTGGAGAGCTTTGCGCAGGGCGGGAGGACATGCATCACATCGCGCGTGTACCCTACGAAGGCCATCTACGACTCTGCCAGAGTTTTCCTCTTCAACAACGCTACGAATGTTAACGTCACCGCAAAATCGATCAAGATCTGGGAGCTGAATTCAGCCTACATCCGTCCATATCCAGACTCATCATAA
- the LOC109752667 gene encoding beta-fructofuranosidase 1 isoform X1, producing the protein MIPAVPATVDGGVHDGAQSANAPLLPETSLKGQRPPARQKRPSTVLPAIAWTVLLLALAGLVVYRQGHGGGQAAAPGDQVAAAGRVVEVAASRGVVQGVSEKSTAPALLGGGAYDWTNAMLAWQRTAFHFQPQKNWMNDPNGPLYYKGWYHLFYQWNPDGAVWGNITWGHAVSRDLVHWLHLPLAMVPDHWYDINGVWTGSATQLPDGRIMMLYTGSTEDGVQVQLLAEPADPSDPLLRRWAKSEANPVLVPPPGVGLTDFRDPTTAWLNPADKAWRIAIGSKNQEHAGLALVYSTEDFVHYDLLPTLLHVVQGTGMWECVDFYPVSAELAAGVGLDTSAAPGPGVKHVLKASLDYDRNDYYAIGTYDPATDRWAPDDAAIDVGIGLRYDYGKFYASKTFYDPVGRRRVLWGWIGESDSERADVLKGWASLQSIPRTVLMDTKTGSNLLQWPVVEVENLRMRGKRFDGLDLQPGSVVPLDVGRATQLDIEAVFQVQAGAAAAGSVAAGAEAPYNCSASAGAAGRGLLGPFGLLVVADDSLSEQTAVYFYLVRGADGKLSTHFCQDAFRSSRANDLVKAVYGSSVPVLTGEDLSVRILVDHSIVESFAQGGRTCITSRVYPTKAIYDSARVFLFNNATNVNVTAKSIKIWELNSAYIRPYPDSS; encoded by the exons ATGATCCCGGCCGTCCCGGCGACCGTGGACGGCGGCGTCCACGACGGCGCCCAGAGCGCGAACGCGCCGCTGCTTCCGGAGACCAGCCTTAAGGGTCAGCGTCCTCCGGCACGGCAGAAGCGGCCGTCGACCGTTCTCCCGGCCATCGCGTGGACCGTGCTCCTTCTCGCGCTCGCCGGGCTCGTCGTCTACCGACAAGGGCATGGCGGCGGCCAGGCCGCCGCGCCGGGAGACCAGGTCGCGGCAGCGGGCCGCGTCGTGGAGGTGGCTGCCTCCCGCGGCGTCGTGCAGGGCGTGTCGGAGAAGTCCACCGCCCCGGCGCTCCTCGGCGGCGGCGCCTACGACTGGACCAACGCGATGCTAGCGTGGCAGCGCACGGCGTTCCATTTCCAGCCCCAGAAGAATTGGATGAACG ATCCCAACG GTCCACTGTATTACAAGGGATGGTATCACCTCTTCTACCAGTGGAACCCGGACGGGGCGGTGTGGGGGAACATCACGTGGGGCCACGCCGTGTCGCGCGACCTCGTCCACTGGCTCCACCTGCCGCTGGCCATGGTGCCCGACCACTGGTACGACATCAACGGCGTCTGGACCGGCTCGGCGACGCAGCTCCCGGACGGCCGGATCATGATGCTCTACACCGGGTCCACGGAGGACGGCGTGCAGGTGCAGCTCCTGGCCGAGCCGGCGGACCCGTCGGACCCGCTGCTGCGCCGCTGGGCCAAGTCGGAGGCGAACCCGGTCCTGGTGCCGCCGCCGGGCGTCGGGCTCACGGACTTCCGCGACCCGACGACGGCGTGGCTCAACCCCGCCGACAAGGCCTGGCGGATCGCCATCGGGTCCAAGAACCAGGAGCACGCCGGGCTGGCGCTGGTGTACAGTACGGAGGACTTCGTGCACTACGACCTGCTGCCCACGCTGCTGCACGTCGTGCAGGGCACCGGGATGTGGGAGTGCGTGGACTTCTACCCGGTGTCCGCCGAGCTGGCCGCCGGCGTGGGGCTCGACACCTCCGCCGCGCCGGGGCCCGGCGTGAAGCACGTGCTCAAGGCCAGCCTCGACTACGACCGGAACGACTACTACGCGATCGGCACCTACGACCCCGCGACCGACCGGTGGGCGCCGGACGACGCGGCGATCGACGTCGGGATCGGGCTCCGGTACGACTACGGCAAGTTCTACGCGTCCAAGACGTTCTACGACCCCGTGGGGCGGCGGCGCGTGCTGTGGGGGTGGATCGGCGAGTCCGACAGCGAGCGCGCCGACGTCCTCAAGGGCTGGGCGTCCCTCCAG TCGATCCCGAGGACGGTTCTCATGGACACCAAGACGGGCAGCAACCTGCTCCAGTGGCCGGTGGTGGAGGTGGAGAACCTCCGAATGCGCGGCAAGCGCTTCGACGGCCTCGACCTGCAGCCCGGCTCCGTCGTGCCCTTGGACGTCGGCAGAGCAACACAG TTGGACATCGAGGCGGTCTTCCAGGTGCAGGCGGGCGCGGCGGCTGCCGGGAGCGTGGCGGCGGGGGCGGAGGCGCCGTACAACTGCAGCGCGAGCGCCGGCGCGGCGGGGCGGGGCTTGCTCGGCCCGTTCGGGCTGCTCGTGGTGGCCGACGACAGCCTGTCGGAGCAAACCGCCGTCTACTTCTACCTGGTCAGGGGCGCGGACGGGAAGCTCAGCACGCACTTCTGCCAAGACGCCTTCAG GTCATCGAGGGCGAACGATCTCGTCAAGGCCGTTTACGGTAGCTCCGTCCCTGTACTCACCGGAGAAGATCTGTCAGTGAGAATACTG GTTGATCATTCCATCGTGGAGAGCTTTGCGCAGGGCGGGAGGACATGCATCACATCGCGCGTGTACCCTACGAAGGCCATCTACGACTCTGCCAGAGTTTTCCTCTTCAACAACGCTACGAATGTTAACGTCACCGCAAAATCGATCAAGATCTGGGAGCTGAATTCAGCCTACATCCGTCCATATCCAGACTCATCATAA